The following are encoded in a window of Impatiens glandulifera chromosome 5, dImpGla2.1, whole genome shotgun sequence genomic DNA:
- the LOC124939171 gene encoding uncharacterized protein LOC124939171 yields MANDNLKFSLRSIIEKNKLNGTNFLDWERNLRIILRSEGREDVLTTPIPKVTDTSSDEEKATATQLKIEALPVTCLMLAAMEPDLQKRFLSSDAYTITTELKTLFQDQARIERYETHKAILDSRLVKGKPVSPHVISLTGLFKRMEDLGTPYDQELATDIVLRSLHDGFAPFRMQYHMNGLKHDLNELHNLLKMQKAISLMTRGMKF; encoded by the coding sequence ATGGCAaacgataatttgaaattctccCTGCGCTCCATTATTGAGAAAAACAAGTTAAATGGGACTAATTTCCTAGATTGGGAAAGGAATCTGAGGATAATTCTGAGGTCCGAGGGACGTGAGGACGTTCTTACTACCCCTATTCCAAAAGTGACTGATACCTCGTCTGACGAGGAGAAGGCAACAGCAACCCAATTGAAAATTGAGGCTTTACCTGTCACTTGCTTAATGCTTGCTGCAATGGAACCTGATTTGCAGAAGAGGTTTTTGAGTTCCGATGCTTATACCATCACAACTGAGCTGAAAACTCTGTTTCAGGATCAGGCAAGGATTGAACGATATGAAACTCACAAGGCTATACTTGATAGCAGACTTGTGAAAGGGAAACCCGTAAGTCCTCATGTGATTAGTCTAACTGGGCTGTTCAAGAGGATGGAAGATTTGGGGACCCCTTATGACCAAGAGTTGGCCACGGATATCGTTCTTAGATCCTTACACGATGGTTTTGCACCTTTTAGAAtgcaataccatatgaatggACTAAAGCATGATCTAAATGAACTCCACAACCTGCTTAAAATGCAGAAGGCAATATCACTGATGACAAGAGGAATGAAGTTCTGA